The Pseudomonas fluorescens genome segment CTGCGCACCTTGCATGGCGGTCGGCAGGAGGGCGTCAGCATCGTCGACATCGATAACGGCACGATGAAACTCTCGGTAGTGCCGACACGGGGAATGAACGTCTTGCAGGCTTCGGTCGGCAATGTGCGCATGGGCTGGGATTCGCCGGTCAAGGAAGTGGTCAATCCGTCCTTCATCGAACTCAATGGCCGCGGCGGTCTGGGCTGGCTGGAAGGTTTCAATGAACTGGTCACCCGCTGCGGATACGAATGGGTCGGCCACCCCGGCGTCGACAACGGCGAACTGCTGACCCTGCACGGTCGGGCCGCCAACATTCCAGCGAACAAAGTCACCCTGCACATCGATGAAACTCCACCGTACGCCATCACCCTGCGCGGTGAACTGAAAGAGCAGGCGTTCAAGAAGGTCGACTTCTCCGTCGCCACCGAACTGGTCACCGAACCCGGCAGCGTAGTGTTCGCGCTCAACGACACGCTCACCAACAACGGCGACTATCCGAAGGAATACCAGGCGCTGTATCACAGTAACTTCAGCACCCCGTTCCTGGAGCAAGGCGCTCGTTTTGCCGCGCCGGTGAAACAGGTGTCGCCGTTCAACGACAAGGCCAAGGGCGATCTGCCCGAATGGCAAACCTACCGCGCACCGACCAAGGACTACGATGAAACGGTTTACAACGTAGTGCCGTATGCCGATGCCAAGGGCGATACGCTGACCGTGTTGCATAACAAGGCCGGCAGCCTGGGCGTTTCGGTCGGCTTCAATACTCAGACACTGCCGGTGTTTTCCCTATGGAAAAACACCGATACCCAAGGCCAGGGGTATGTCACGGGGCTGGAGCCGGGGACAAGCTTTTCCTACAACCGCCGTTATCAACGGCCACTGAACCTGGTACCCACAATTGGGCCGAAGGAACACAAGCAGTTCCGCATCAGCTACAGCTTGTTGGTGGATAAGCTGGCTGTGGATAAGGCCTTGAAACAGGTGAGCGAGATTCAGGGTGGGCGGGAAACTGAAGTGCGGCAGACGCCGCTGGTTGATCTGACCAAGGAGTGAAGGGCAGACCTCGCCAAGGGGCAATGCAAGGTCTGTGTGTCGGAGCCGATGCTGGAGGGGGGAGGCGGCTGAGGCGGATGCTTTTACACTGTTCCTGCGCAATCCGCATGCTATCAACGCATGCGGCGTCTGCGATAATGACGACTCAGTGAGGTGCAAAGGCATGTCGAATACTCGTCTCGGCATCTGAAATTAGGCTTTGGAGAACCCCATGCGTGACATTATTGATGGCTTTCTGCGTTTTCAACGCGAGGTGTATCCACAACGCGTCGAGCTTTTCAGGCAGCTCGCGACCGAGCAAAACCCGAAGGCGTTGTTCGTAACATGCTCGGACAGTCGTGTAGTACCTGAACTTCTCACACAGCGCGAACCGGGTGAGCTGTTCGTGATCCGCAACGCCGGCAACATTGTGCCGTCGTATGGTCCTGAACCGGGCGGTGTTTCGGCCACAGTGGAATATGCGGTTGCAGTGCTCGGTGTACGGGACATCGTGATCTGCGGCCACTCGGATTGCGGAGCGATGGGCGCGATTTCACGCTGCACATGTCTGGATCACCTTCCGGCCGTTGCAAACTGGCTTCGCCATTCGGACGCCGCGAAAGCGATCAATGCTGCGCATGAGTTCGATACGCCGCGTGCCAAGCTGGATGGCCTGGTTCGTGAAAACGTGATCGCACAACTGGCGAACTTGCGGACTCATCCATCGGTGGCGCTTGCGCTTGAGCAAGGACGCTTGAATTTGCATGGCTGGGTCTATGACATCGAGGCGGGTTGCATCGATGCACTGGATGGCGCGACTCGGAGCTTCGTCAAGCTTTCCGATTCACCGGCGACCGTGGCAGTCGCTGCGCGCAACGTCGATCAGTTGTAGGTCAGGGCGCAGATATCTTCGTTTCGGCCAATTCCAGAGAGAACGTTCCTGGGGAATAACAACGCGGGCGCCCCTGAAGGGGGGCGCTCTGACTTGGCTGGAACGGGCGTGATAACACTGTTATTTCTGGCGGACGCTATTTAACCGCATACACTTTGCGTACATAGCGCGTGCTTTTCCAGGCGCACGGCGCACCGCGCGCAACAAACACGCTGTCGCCGGTATTGACGGTCACGCTCAACCCCTCAGACGTCTGCAACGTTACGGTTCCTTCGATCAGATACATCAGCTCATTGAGCTTGTGCGGGCGACCGTGACGTTCGTAGGGCGTCGAGTCCCACACGCCGACACGCAGATCGGTTGTGGCATCTTCGAAGGCATTACGTGACCGGCATTGCGGGGTTGGACCGATCAGAATCTGTTGTTCCGGCGCGGCGGAGGGAGACAGGTGCGCCAGCGGGTCGAGCAAGGTCAGGCCAGGCGTCGCGCCTTGGGTGGCCATGGCGCAAAACGCCCACCGGGTGCCGGTCTGTGCTTCGATCCGCACGTCCGTGCCCCGGCCGATGACCGCGCTGGCGCCGACGGCCAGTACCAGTGTCCGCTCCCGGGTTTTCAACGTCACGTGCCCCGCATGAACCACGATCACCTCGGTGTGCGGGAAGTCCTTGATATCAAGGCTTTCGCCTGCTTCGACGATGCCGGCAGACGCACCGTCGCTCCCTGACCAGGCGATCTGACGTCCGGTCGAGAAGGGGTCGGCAGCGTTCAAGGATTGCTGTTTGAAAGAGGTGTCGACGCGACTGCCATCGGCGCGAGCCAACAGCATGATGCAAGGTTCGAACATACGGGTGACGCTCCAGTTATTGAGAGATTTTTTGGGCAGGGACGAGTTCAAACCCGATGATCAGCCAATGGCTTGAGTGACCAGGGCAAACTGCCGAACGCCGTTGCTTGCTTGCGGTGCCGGACCGCGGGACATTTGTGCCACGGTGTCGACCTTTTTCAGGCCGGCGCCTTCCAGCCAATCGGCCAGACCACAATCCGCTGGAATATCGATGCGCACAAAGGCGTCCGGTACCTTGGCCAGCAATGTCGTGATCAGGTGTTGGGCCTGCTCAAGGTTTTCGGCGATCAATGGGCCGATGCAACGACCGCGACCGAACGGGCGCAGCAGGGCGAAGGCGCGCAACTGACCGTCGCGCACGATGCCCACCGAATGCTCGACGACAGCGAACAGATCGGTGAGCACCGCTTGCCGATCCAGTCCGCTCCCGGCATTGGCCAGTTCCAGCACCCGCGCATGATCCGCTTCGCGCAGTGGGCGGCATTCTTCACCGTCTGCCAATGGCCCGGGCAGGGCAGCTTGCACCTGGCCCTGATGCTGCTGAATTCGGCCAAACTCGACAAAACCCTGGCTGGCATACAGCGGTGCGCCGGCCACGGTTGCATTCAATATCGCCGTGCTTGACTGGCAAGCCTGCAGCGCGTGTTCCATGAGCTTTCGCCCGATGCCCTGGCCTTGGTAATCGTCACTGACAATGACCAGGCCAATAGTCGTGAAATCACCTTGCGGGCAGGCGAACGCGGTGCCGATCAAACGTTCGCCATCAAGTACGACAAAGCCCTTGCTGACCCTTTGCAGCATGGCCCAGTCGTCGAGTCGATGGGGCCACTTCAATTGCACGGACAGTGCATGGGCCTTGGGCAGGTCGTCGGCAGTCATCGGCCGATAGACGTAGGACGGACGCGGGGTAGACATGGCGATTCTCCGATAAAGAGTGTGCGCTTACGCCGTTTTTTCCGGCGAGATGACGCCTGTATCCCATCTGGATGAAAGCCTGACAAGGGGGGAGGGAATATTCGGCAGATTCCGCGAAGCACAGTCCCGAAGACCACACTTACTACTTAATTGCGGCCTTGTGCCGGCAGCAAATGCTTGGGCTTTTTTACCCTATAAAAGGCTTGTACCGAGCCTTGTCGTTCAAGGCGCAGGATGTGCCTTCAATCACTTCAATTCAGAACCGGACCGACGTGTGCCGCAGCAACCGACACGCTCCTGCGAGGGGGCGCAGTTTCTGCGGGCAAAGTCGATATCCGAAATCCACAGCGGCTGATACAGGTCCATAAGAGCGCATAAACCGGGGCTTTGCCCAAGGCTGGAGCGCACCGCAAAGTCTGCTGAGCAGCGTGAGCAAAACGGTGATTTGTATCGAACGGAGGTCGCTTTTAACGCCATCTGCTGATTTCACGGTGTTGTAATGACGGTGTGCTGCAGCGTTGCATCGCTACTGCGCAATCCAGGCAAATGCTTGTAGCGCCATTGACCTCAACGAACTTCAGGAACGCACTCAATGAGCTTTCTTCGCCCCAAATTCATTACCTTCGACTGCTACGGAACGCTGACCAATTTCCACATGGGCACGATGACCCGCGAACTCTTCGCTGATCGCGTACCCGCCGAGCAGATGGATCAGTTCGTCAAGGATTTCTCGGCCTATCGCCTGGACCAGGTCATGGGCGACTGGATGCCGTATGACGAGATTCTCAAGACCGCTCTGGCGCGTACCTGCAAGCGCTGGGGAATCGAATACCGCGAAGAAGGCCAGCTGTATTACGACGCCGTTCCGACCTGGGGTCCGCACCCGGACGTACCGGCCGGCCTGTCGAAAATCGCCGACAAGATTCCCCTGGTGATTTTCTCCAACGCCAGCAACAGCCAGATCATGTCCAACGTCGAAAAACTCGGCGCACCTTTTCACAAGGTCTTCACGGCCGAACAGGCACAAGCCTACAAACCACGTCTGGCGGCGTTCGAGTACATGCTCGACAACCTCAACTGCGGCCCGGAAGACATCTTGCATGTGTCCTCCAGCTTCCGTTACGACCTGATGCCGGCCCACGACATGAAGATCAAGAACAAGGCCTTCGTCGCCCGCGGCCACGAAGTACCGGGCAATGCCTTCTACAGCTACCACCAGATCCCGGACATCGGCGGTCTGGCCGGGCTGGTCGGCCTGTAACGACATCCTCATTGGCAAAGGCGGGATTGAACATGGGCAGTGAATCCTACTGGCTCGACAGCGCACCGGCCTTCACCGGCGCACAGCTCGGCGGTTTGCCCGGGCAAGTCGATGTAGCCATCGTCGGTGGCGGTTTCACCGGGCTGGCGGCGGCCCGGGCCCTGGCGCTCAAGGGCGCCAGTGTGGTGGTGCTGGAAGCCGGGCGGGTGATCGGCGAGGCTTCGGGACGCAATGGCGGGCAGTGCAACACGGGGATGGCGCAGGATTACGCCAGCCTCAGCGCCAGTCTCGGTGCCGATCGGGCGAGAGCCTATTACAAGGCTTACGAAAGTGCCGTGCAAAGCGTTGTGTCGCTGGTTGAGCAGGAGCAGATCGCCTGTGACCTGTTGCGTAACGGCAAGCTGAAACTGGCGGCAAAACCGCTGCACTACGAAGGGTTGGCCCGCACCTGCGAGCTGATTCGTAACGAAGTCGATGCCGATGTTGAATTGCTGTCTGCCGAACAGACCCGCACCGAAGTCAACTCTGCGCAGTTCCATGGCGGCCTGCTGCAGCGCAATGGCGTGCAGATGCACGTCGGCCGTTTCGGTGTCGGTCTGGCAGAAGCGGCGGTGCGTCACGGCGCACTGATTCATCAGGGCACCTCGGTGCTCGACTGGAAAGCCCGCGCCGGCGGTTATCAGGTCAACACCAGCAAGGGTTCGCTGCACGCCGGGCAGGTTCTGCTGGCGACCGGCGCCTGTCAGCACGGTGGTCTGGGCTGGTATCGGCGGCGGATTGTGCCGGTGGGCAGTTTCGTGATTGCCACCGAGGTTCTGCCTCAGGCGCTGATCGATCAGCTGCTGCCGGGACGCCGCGCTTATGTCACCAGCCGAATGATCGGTAACTACTTCCGCCTGACCCCGGACAACCGCTTGCTGTTTGGCGGGCGTGCGCGGTTTGCCATGTCTGACAGTGTCAACGATGCCAAGAGCGGCAAGGTGCTGCAGGCGGCAATGATCCAGATGTTCCCGCAACTGGCAGGCATCAGGATCGATTACTGCTGGGGCGGCCTGGTAGACATGACCTCCGACCGTTTGCCGCGAGCCGGCCAGCACGGCGGCGTGTTCCACTCGATGGGCTACAGCGGCCACGGCGTGCAGATGTCGGTGCACATGGGGCAGGTCATGGCCGACGTGATGGCCGGCAATGCCGAGGCCAACCCCTGGCGTGAACTCGACTGGCCGGCGATCCCCGGGCATTTCGGCAAGCCGTGGTTCCTGCCTTTGGTGGGCGCCTACTACCGCTTTCAGGACTATTTGCACTGAGTTGATGTTGTGGCTTCACCGTCGTTTGCGTTTCCAGGACGTTCCGGTCAACCGGAACACTTGAGCCTTCTTGATTTCGACAGGTAGCACTGAAATGACTGATCACAAGAACGATTCACCGTTGATCTCAGGCGAAGAAAGCCTGCGGGTGTTCGAAGGCCTAAATCGCGGCATGTCACGCCGTCACGCGTTACAAATGCTCGGCGTGGCCGGCGTAGCGGCTGCCGGCGCCGGCAGCCTGTTCGGTGCCGCCGGCAAGCTGTTGGCTGACGATACGGCGACGCCGGGCAAAGGCAAGCAGGGTGGGCGGATACGCGTCGCCGGCATGTCCAGCTCCACCGCCGACACCCTCGATCCGGCCAAAGGCGCGCTGTCCACCGACTATGTGCGGCACTACATGTTCTACAACGGCCTGACTCGTTTCGACGCGCACCTGGTACCGCAACTGGAACTGGCCGAGCGCATCGACAACACCGACGCGACGTTGTGGAC includes the following:
- a CDS encoding aldose 1-epimerase family protein; amino-acid sequence: MTPLKLVVALSTLSAASHAMAWDYVLLDTDKAAQNWQITSQQLGLKTDKPFSVTLRTLHGGRQEGVSIVDIDNGTMKLSVVPTRGMNVLQASVGNVRMGWDSPVKEVVNPSFIELNGRGGLGWLEGFNELVTRCGYEWVGHPGVDNGELLTLHGRAANIPANKVTLHIDETPPYAITLRGELKEQAFKKVDFSVATELVTEPGSVVFALNDTLTNNGDYPKEYQALYHSNFSTPFLEQGARFAAPVKQVSPFNDKAKGDLPEWQTYRAPTKDYDETVYNVVPYADAKGDTLTVLHNKAGSLGVSVGFNTQTLPVFSLWKNTDTQGQGYVTGLEPGTSFSYNRRYQRPLNLVPTIGPKEHKQFRISYSLLVDKLAVDKALKQVSEIQGGRETEVRQTPLVDLTKE
- a CDS encoding carbonic anhydrase, with the protein product MRDIIDGFLRFQREVYPQRVELFRQLATEQNPKALFVTCSDSRVVPELLTQREPGELFVIRNAGNIVPSYGPEPGGVSATVEYAVAVLGVRDIVICGHSDCGAMGAISRCTCLDHLPAVANWLRHSDAAKAINAAHEFDTPRAKLDGLVRENVIAQLANLRTHPSVALALEQGRLNLHGWVYDIEAGCIDALDGATRSFVKLSDSPATVAVAARNVDQL
- a CDS encoding cupin domain-containing protein; translated protein: MFEPCIMLLARADGSRVDTSFKQQSLNAADPFSTGRQIAWSGSDGASAGIVEAGESLDIKDFPHTEVIVVHAGHVTLKTRERTLVLAVGASAVIGRGTDVRIEAQTGTRWAFCAMATQGATPGLTLLDPLAHLSPSAAPEQQILIGPTPQCRSRNAFEDATTDLRVGVWDSTPYERHGRPHKLNELMYLIEGTVTLQTSEGLSVTVNTGDSVFVARGAPCAWKSTRYVRKVYAVK
- a CDS encoding GNAT family N-acetyltransferase; its protein translation is MSTPRPSYVYRPMTADDLPKAHALSVQLKWPHRLDDWAMLQRVSKGFVVLDGERLIGTAFACPQGDFTTIGLVIVSDDYQGQGIGRKLMEHALQACQSSTAILNATVAGAPLYASQGFVEFGRIQQHQGQVQAALPGPLADGEECRPLREADHARVLELANAGSGLDRQAVLTDLFAVVEHSVGIVRDGQLRAFALLRPFGRGRCIGPLIAENLEQAQHLITTLLAKVPDAFVRIDIPADCGLADWLEGAGLKKVDTVAQMSRGPAPQASNGVRQFALVTQAIG
- a CDS encoding haloacid dehalogenase type II encodes the protein MSFLRPKFITFDCYGTLTNFHMGTMTRELFADRVPAEQMDQFVKDFSAYRLDQVMGDWMPYDEILKTALARTCKRWGIEYREEGQLYYDAVPTWGPHPDVPAGLSKIADKIPLVIFSNASNSQIMSNVEKLGAPFHKVFTAEQAQAYKPRLAAFEYMLDNLNCGPEDILHVSSSFRYDLMPAHDMKIKNKAFVARGHEVPGNAFYSYHQIPDIGGLAGLVGL
- a CDS encoding NAD(P)/FAD-dependent oxidoreductase, producing the protein MGSESYWLDSAPAFTGAQLGGLPGQVDVAIVGGGFTGLAAARALALKGASVVVLEAGRVIGEASGRNGGQCNTGMAQDYASLSASLGADRARAYYKAYESAVQSVVSLVEQEQIACDLLRNGKLKLAAKPLHYEGLARTCELIRNEVDADVELLSAEQTRTEVNSAQFHGGLLQRNGVQMHVGRFGVGLAEAAVRHGALIHQGTSVLDWKARAGGYQVNTSKGSLHAGQVLLATGACQHGGLGWYRRRIVPVGSFVIATEVLPQALIDQLLPGRRAYVTSRMIGNYFRLTPDNRLLFGGRARFAMSDSVNDAKSGKVLQAAMIQMFPQLAGIRIDYCWGGLVDMTSDRLPRAGQHGGVFHSMGYSGHGVQMSVHMGQVMADVMAGNAEANPWRELDWPAIPGHFGKPWFLPLVGAYYRFQDYLH